One window of the Anaeromyxobacter dehalogenans 2CP-C genome contains the following:
- a CDS encoding gamma carbonic anhydrase family protein, which yields MPILLPYAGARPRLHPTVFAAPGCVVTGDVEVGPEASLWFGTVVRGDVNTVRIGARTNVQDGTVIHVTTRTHPTVIGEDVTIGHRAVLHGCTVHDRCLIGIGAIVLDGAVVGPDAMVGAGALVPPGAVVPPGTLVMGQPARPKRPLTPEEIAFLRTSAANYVAYAARYRAEGGVP from the coding sequence ATGCCCATCCTGCTGCCGTACGCGGGCGCGAGGCCCCGGCTGCACCCGACCGTCTTCGCCGCGCCCGGCTGCGTGGTCACCGGCGACGTGGAGGTCGGCCCCGAGGCGTCCCTCTGGTTCGGGACCGTGGTGCGGGGGGACGTGAACACCGTCCGGATCGGCGCCCGCACCAACGTGCAGGACGGGACCGTGATCCACGTCACCACCCGCACGCACCCCACCGTCATCGGCGAGGACGTCACCATCGGCCACCGCGCCGTGCTGCACGGCTGCACCGTGCACGACCGCTGCCTGATCGGCATCGGCGCGATCGTCCTCGACGGCGCGGTGGTGGGTCCGGACGCGATGGTCGGGGCGGGGGCGCTCGTCCCGCCCGGCGCGGTGGTGCCGCCGGGAACGCTGGTGATGGGCCAGCCCGCGAGGCCGAAGCGCCCGCTCACGCCGGAGGAGATCGCGTTCCTCCGGACCAGCGCGGCGAACTACGTGGCGTACGCCGCGCGCTACCGCGCCGAGGGGGGCGTCCCATGA
- the guaB gene encoding IMP dehydrogenase: MLNRDDLRLALTFDDVLLLPAESDVLPKSVETSTRLTRNIQVNIPIVSSAMDTVTEARMAIAMAAVGGLGFIHKNLTVEDQAAEVVKVKKYESAVVTEPITVEPDAPLHRAVALMRENGISGIPVVQGGRLLGILTNRDLRFEKNLEQRVEQVMTKDLVTAHEGVTIEQAKELLHRHRIEKLLVVNERYELRGLITIKDIEKIQKHPNAAKDRMGRLLCGAAVGVGADREARIQALLKAGADVIAIDTAHGHSKGVVDAVRSTKANFKGIELVAGNVATAEAAEALCKAGVDAVKVGIGPGSICTTRVVAGVGVPQITAVDECARAAEKYGVPVISDGGVKYSGDMVKALAAGASSVMIGSLLAGTEEAPGEVILYQGRSYKSYRGMGSIGAMKLGSKDRYFQGDVSDADKLVPEGIEGRVPYKGTVEMNLFQLVGGLRSGMGYVGCRTIAELRTKPRFVRISASGLRESHVHDVIITQEAPNYRVD, translated from the coding sequence ATGCTCAACCGCGACGACCTCCGCCTGGCGCTGACGTTCGACGACGTCCTGCTCCTCCCGGCCGAGTCGGACGTGCTCCCGAAGTCGGTCGAGACGTCCACGCGACTCACCCGCAACATCCAGGTCAACATCCCCATCGTCTCGTCCGCGATGGACACCGTCACCGAGGCGCGCATGGCCATCGCCATGGCGGCGGTCGGCGGGCTCGGCTTCATCCACAAGAACCTCACCGTCGAGGACCAGGCGGCCGAGGTGGTGAAGGTGAAGAAGTACGAGTCGGCGGTGGTCACCGAGCCGATCACCGTCGAGCCGGACGCGCCGCTGCACCGGGCCGTGGCGCTCATGCGCGAGAACGGCATCAGCGGCATCCCGGTGGTGCAGGGCGGCCGGCTCCTCGGCATCCTCACCAACCGCGACCTGCGCTTCGAGAAGAACCTGGAGCAGCGGGTCGAGCAGGTGATGACGAAGGACCTCGTCACCGCGCACGAGGGCGTCACCATCGAGCAGGCGAAGGAGCTGCTGCACCGCCACCGGATCGAGAAGCTGCTGGTGGTGAACGAGCGCTACGAGCTCCGCGGCCTCATCACCATCAAGGACATCGAGAAGATCCAGAAGCACCCGAACGCCGCGAAGGATCGGATGGGCCGCCTGCTCTGCGGCGCCGCGGTGGGCGTGGGCGCCGACCGCGAGGCGCGGATCCAGGCGCTGCTCAAGGCCGGCGCCGACGTGATCGCGATCGACACCGCCCACGGCCACTCGAAGGGCGTGGTGGACGCGGTGCGCTCCACCAAGGCGAACTTCAAGGGCATCGAGCTGGTGGCAGGCAACGTGGCCACCGCCGAGGCCGCCGAGGCGCTCTGCAAGGCCGGCGTGGACGCGGTGAAGGTGGGCATCGGCCCCGGCTCCATCTGCACCACGCGCGTGGTCGCCGGCGTCGGCGTGCCGCAGATCACCGCCGTGGACGAGTGCGCCCGGGCCGCCGAGAAGTACGGCGTGCCGGTCATCTCCGACGGCGGCGTGAAGTACTCGGGCGACATGGTGAAGGCGCTCGCCGCCGGCGCGTCGTCGGTGATGATCGGGTCGCTGCTGGCCGGCACCGAGGAGGCGCCGGGCGAGGTGATCCTGTACCAGGGCCGCAGCTACAAGTCGTACCGCGGCATGGGCTCGATCGGCGCCATGAAGCTGGGCTCGAAGGACCGCTACTTCCAGGGCGACGTGTCCGACGCGGACAAGCTGGTGCCCGAGGGCATCGAGGGCCGCGTGCCGTACAAGGGCACCGTGGAGATGAACCTGTTCCAGCTGGTGGGCGGCCTGCGCAGCGGCATGGGCTACGTCGGCTGCCGGACCATCGCCGAGCTGCGGACGAAGCCGCGGTTCGTCCGCATCTCCGCCTCCGGCCTGCGCGAGAGCCACGTCCACGACGTGATCATCACGCAGGAGGCGCCGAACTACCGGGTCGACTGA
- a CDS encoding M48 family metallopeptidase, producing the protein MGPLVVPVFLALFAVQLAVETGLLALNLRHVRRERGVPSPLAGQVSDETAARSRAYTLANGRLALVDGLSSAAATLAVLFSGLLPWLDRAVSARLAGPHRFVAYLMLLAMGGAAIALPFSAWRTFVTEARFGFNRTSLATWLGDRARGVALQALIGIPILYAVYGFMRFAGAHWWLWLFAFLVVVQVLLLWAWPTLIAPLFNRFQPLPEGPLRERLDALAREAGFANRGLFVMDASRRSGHSNAYFTGIFRPRIVLFDTLVASMSVDEAASVLAHEIGHYRRHHVHRGLALSLAGTLVMLFVLSRIVPWPPLYTAFGFDGPSLHAAVALLSLCGGAFVFWLAPLAAQMSRRHEYEADRYAIALARAPDALASALVRLNGENLSNLHPHPWYSAWHYSHPTLVERLEAIRAQAAAAG; encoded by the coding sequence ATGGGACCGCTGGTCGTGCCCGTCTTCCTGGCGCTGTTCGCCGTCCAGCTGGCGGTGGAGACCGGCCTGCTCGCGCTCAACCTCCGCCACGTCCGGCGCGAGCGGGGCGTGCCGTCGCCGCTCGCGGGCCAGGTGAGCGACGAGACCGCGGCGCGGAGCCGCGCCTACACGCTCGCGAACGGGCGGCTGGCGCTCGTGGACGGGCTGTCCTCGGCGGCGGCCACGCTCGCGGTGCTGTTCTCGGGCCTGCTGCCCTGGCTCGACCGCGCCGTCTCGGCGCGCCTGGCGGGCCCCCACCGCTTCGTGGCGTACCTGATGCTGCTCGCCATGGGGGGCGCCGCGATCGCGCTCCCCTTCTCCGCCTGGCGCACGTTCGTCACCGAGGCCCGCTTCGGCTTCAACCGGACCAGCCTGGCGACCTGGCTCGGCGACCGCGCCCGGGGCGTCGCGCTCCAGGCGCTGATCGGGATCCCCATCCTCTACGCGGTCTACGGGTTCATGCGCTTCGCCGGCGCGCACTGGTGGCTGTGGCTGTTCGCGTTCCTGGTGGTGGTGCAGGTGCTGCTCCTCTGGGCCTGGCCCACGCTCATCGCGCCCCTGTTCAACCGGTTCCAGCCGCTGCCGGAGGGGCCGCTCCGCGAGCGGCTCGACGCGCTGGCGCGCGAGGCGGGGTTCGCGAACCGGGGGCTGTTCGTGATGGACGCGTCGCGCCGCTCCGGCCACTCGAACGCGTACTTCACCGGGATCTTCCGGCCGCGCATCGTGCTGTTCGACACGCTGGTGGCGAGCATGAGCGTGGACGAGGCGGCGAGCGTGCTGGCGCACGAGATCGGCCACTACCGCCGGCACCACGTGCACCGCGGCCTGGCGCTGTCGCTCGCCGGCACGCTCGTCATGCTGTTCGTGCTCTCGCGGATCGTGCCGTGGCCGCCGCTCTACACCGCCTTCGGCTTCGACGGCCCCTCGCTCCACGCGGCGGTCGCGCTCCTCTCGCTGTGCGGCGGCGCGTTCGTGTTCTGGCTGGCGCCGCTCGCCGCGCAGATGTCCCGCCGCCACGAATACGAGGCGGACCGCTACGCGATCGCGCTGGCGCGGGCGCCGGACGCGCTCGCGAGCGCGCTCGTGCGCCTGAACGGCGAGAACCTCTCCAACCTGCACCCGCACCCCTGGTACAGCGCCTGGCACTACAGCCACCCGACGCTGGTCGAGCGGCTGGAGGCGATCCGGGCGCAGGCCGCCGCCGCCGGCTGA
- a CDS encoding cyclic nucleotide-binding domain-containing protein, with protein sequence MTVVEALQRSVLFRDFTETGLRIFASVAAEKAVPAGSPLFVENMVGESMFILKTGTVRVTQRGPDGERELAVLGPGEHLGALALLGKSVRLVSAVAATPCEVLELAQRDFARLQPQKPQACLKLALAIAADLSAKVAESREQLRGLAAARPSAP encoded by the coding sequence ATGACCGTGGTCGAGGCGCTCCAGCGCTCGGTCCTGTTCCGCGACTTCACCGAGACCGGCCTGCGCATCTTCGCGAGCGTCGCCGCGGAGAAGGCGGTCCCGGCCGGCAGCCCGCTGTTCGTCGAGAACATGGTGGGCGAGTCGATGTTCATCCTGAAGACCGGCACGGTGCGCGTCACCCAGCGCGGGCCGGACGGCGAGCGCGAGCTCGCGGTGCTGGGGCCGGGCGAGCACCTCGGGGCGCTGGCGCTGCTCGGCAAGAGCGTGCGCCTGGTGTCGGCGGTGGCGGCCACGCCGTGCGAGGTGCTGGAGCTGGCCCAGCGAGACTTCGCGCGGCTGCAGCCGCAGAAGCCGCAGGCCTGCCTGAAGCTGGCGCTCGCCATCGCCGCCGACCTGTCGGCGAAGGTGGCGGAGAGCCGCGAGCAGCTGCGCGGCCTGGCGGCGGCGCGACCCTCCGCGCCGTGA
- a CDS encoding VWA domain-containing protein: MDALVSELARLLRANGVRVSPAEVADAVAAGALVGVEDRGAFKAALRATLVKRAADVPVFEALFDLLFSGMGRLVAGAERGLLAELEEQGLLEPDDLEMVAWTLGELASAMSPLALAALQGDPALLARLLRAAAQQLDFAALASAGATGFQGRRLLAAAGGAALPADAAALEQALRARGLDAAKLQLVSERVAGVLRRVEDAARRWAELEAGARSVRRAEQGRGGLAPISRDEIARTERAVKRLAERLKSRLVRRDRSRRRGVLAVRRTLRRNLGLGGFPAQVVFRRRRPQRPDVVVLCDVSESVRHVTRLMLLFLYTMQSLFSRVRTFVFVADLAEVTAQLRAEREPARAADLAVAARAVSLAANSNYGRALRTFHRDALPAVTRRTTVLVIGDGRNNYNPPEAWVLEELRRRARRVLWMCPEPRHLWGTGDSELPLYAAHCDRVAPVTTLAELEGIADALVPGR; the protein is encoded by the coding sequence GTGGACGCCCTGGTCTCCGAGCTCGCCCGGCTCCTGCGCGCGAACGGCGTGCGCGTGTCGCCCGCCGAGGTGGCCGACGCGGTCGCCGCCGGCGCGCTGGTGGGCGTCGAGGATCGGGGCGCGTTCAAGGCCGCCCTGCGCGCCACCCTGGTGAAGCGCGCCGCGGACGTGCCGGTGTTCGAGGCGCTCTTCGACCTCCTGTTCTCCGGCATGGGACGCCTGGTGGCGGGGGCCGAGCGCGGGCTGCTCGCCGAGCTGGAGGAGCAGGGGCTGCTCGAGCCCGACGACCTGGAGATGGTCGCCTGGACGCTGGGCGAGCTGGCCTCGGCGATGAGCCCGCTCGCCCTCGCCGCGCTCCAGGGGGATCCCGCGCTCCTGGCCCGGCTGCTCCGCGCGGCCGCGCAGCAGCTCGACTTCGCCGCGCTGGCGAGCGCCGGCGCCACCGGCTTCCAGGGCCGCCGCCTGCTCGCGGCTGCGGGCGGCGCGGCGCTCCCGGCCGACGCGGCCGCGCTGGAGCAGGCGCTGCGGGCGCGCGGGCTGGACGCGGCGAAGCTCCAGCTCGTCTCGGAGCGGGTCGCCGGGGTGCTCCGGCGCGTCGAGGACGCCGCCCGGCGCTGGGCGGAGCTGGAGGCCGGCGCGCGCAGCGTGCGGCGCGCGGAGCAGGGGCGCGGCGGCCTCGCGCCGATCTCGCGCGACGAGATCGCGCGCACCGAGCGCGCCGTGAAGCGGCTCGCCGAGCGGCTGAAGAGCCGGCTGGTGCGGCGCGACCGGAGCCGGCGCCGCGGCGTCCTGGCGGTCCGGCGGACGCTCCGGCGCAACCTGGGCCTCGGAGGCTTCCCGGCGCAGGTGGTGTTCCGGCGGCGGCGCCCGCAGCGACCGGACGTGGTGGTCCTGTGCGACGTCTCCGAGTCGGTGCGCCACGTCACCCGGCTGATGCTGCTGTTCCTCTACACCATGCAGTCGCTGTTCAGCCGCGTCCGCACGTTCGTGTTCGTGGCCGACCTCGCCGAGGTGACCGCGCAGCTCCGGGCCGAGCGCGAGCCGGCCCGCGCCGCGGACCTCGCGGTGGCCGCGCGGGCGGTGAGCCTCGCGGCCAACTCCAACTACGGGCGCGCGCTGCGCACGTTCCACCGCGACGCGCTGCCCGCCGTCACCCGGCGCACCACCGTGCTCGTCATCGGCGACGGCCGGAACAACTACAACCCCCCGGAGGCCTGGGTGCTGGAGGAGCTGCGCCGGCGGGCCCGCCGCGTGCTGTGGATGTGCCCCGAGCCGCGGCACCTGTGGGGCACCGGCGACAGCGAGCTGCCGCTCTACGCGGCCCACTGCGACCGCGTCGCCCCGGTGACCACGCTGGCCGAGCTGGAGGGGATCGCCGACGCGCTGGTGCCCGGCCGCTGA
- the miaB gene encoding tRNA (N6-isopentenyl adenosine(37)-C2)-methylthiotransferase MiaB, with the protein MSDLVPLSRKPAPAAGDPAPSPAAPPRKVYVHTFGCQMNESDSDRMVELLGRHAYARAASADEADLILLNTCAVREKAEQKLLSALGRYREVKARRGALIAVSGCVAQQEKDRLLARVPYVDFVFGPDNIARLPEMVERARGERFAETGWMDSEEYVFPRADAEAARGRATAFVTAMKGCDNVCAFCIVPHTRGREVSRPFPDVVAECAALAAVGVREVTLIGQNVNSYGGGCTFADLLRRVAAVPGIDRIRFTTSHPHDLSGALVEVFRDEPKVMPHFHLPVQSGSDAVLRRMRRDYSVAEYLDRFDRLRAARPGIAITTDFIVGFPGETDADFEASLALLERARFEQSFSFVFSPRPHTVAAVRLGSAPEWQDVPRDVAVARLERLLAAQRRIAGEILAAELGKVVEVLVEGPSDEPGERLGRTPENRVVHLTADEAAAPAGARVPVRITRAGGSSLSGTLA; encoded by the coding sequence ATGTCCGATCTCGTGCCCCTCTCCAGGAAGCCGGCCCCCGCCGCGGGTGACCCCGCCCCGTCGCCGGCGGCGCCGCCGCGCAAGGTGTACGTCCACACCTTCGGCTGCCAGATGAACGAGTCCGACTCCGACCGGATGGTCGAGCTGCTCGGGCGCCACGCCTACGCCCGCGCCGCCAGCGCGGACGAGGCCGACCTCATCCTGCTCAACACCTGCGCGGTCCGCGAGAAGGCCGAGCAGAAGCTGCTCTCGGCGCTGGGGCGCTACCGCGAGGTGAAGGCGCGGCGCGGCGCGCTCATCGCGGTGTCCGGGTGCGTCGCGCAGCAGGAGAAGGACCGGCTGCTCGCGCGCGTGCCGTACGTGGACTTCGTCTTCGGGCCGGACAACATCGCCCGGCTGCCGGAGATGGTGGAGCGCGCCCGCGGCGAGCGCTTCGCCGAGACCGGCTGGATGGACTCGGAGGAGTACGTGTTCCCGCGCGCCGACGCCGAGGCGGCGCGCGGCCGGGCCACCGCGTTCGTCACCGCCATGAAGGGCTGCGACAACGTCTGCGCGTTCTGCATCGTGCCGCACACCCGCGGGCGCGAGGTGTCGCGGCCGTTCCCGGACGTGGTGGCCGAGTGCGCCGCGCTCGCCGCGGTGGGCGTGCGCGAGGTGACGCTCATCGGGCAGAACGTGAACTCGTACGGGGGCGGCTGCACCTTCGCCGACCTGCTCCGGCGCGTCGCGGCCGTGCCGGGGATCGACCGCATCCGCTTCACCACCAGCCACCCGCACGACCTCTCCGGCGCGCTCGTCGAGGTGTTCCGCGACGAGCCGAAGGTGATGCCGCACTTCCACCTGCCGGTGCAGTCCGGCTCCGACGCCGTGCTGCGCCGCATGCGCCGCGACTACTCGGTGGCCGAGTACCTCGATCGCTTCGACCGGCTGCGCGCCGCCCGGCCCGGCATCGCCATCACCACCGACTTCATCGTGGGGTTCCCCGGCGAGACCGACGCGGACTTCGAGGCCTCGCTGGCCCTGCTGGAGCGCGCCCGCTTCGAGCAGAGCTTCAGCTTCGTGTTCAGCCCGCGGCCGCACACCGTCGCGGCGGTGCGGCTCGGCAGCGCGCCGGAGTGGCAGGACGTGCCGCGCGACGTCGCGGTGGCGCGGCTCGAGCGGCTGCTCGCGGCGCAGCGGCGCATCGCCGGGGAGATCCTGGCGGCCGAGCTCGGGAAGGTGGTCGAGGTGCTGGTGGAGGGCCCGTCCGACGAGCCGGGGGAGCGGCTGGGACGGACGCCCGAGAACCGCGTGGTCCACCTGACCGCGGACGAGGCGGCGGCGCCGGCGGGCGCGCGCGTCCCCGTGCGGATCACGCGCGCGGGCGGCAGCTCGCTCTCGGGCACGCTCGCGTGA
- a CDS encoding VanZ family protein — translation MAAAGAAAYAGLIFWLSSRPDPLPFVPKGIFSHDKIVHASAYAVLGGLLALALAGTRLARGRRLLLAAAVLASLYGASDEWHQAHVPNRQPDAFDWAADTAGALGGAALAAAFLRRRSRAG, via the coding sequence GTGGCGGCCGCGGGCGCCGCCGCGTACGCGGGGCTCATCTTCTGGCTCTCCTCCCGCCCCGATCCGCTGCCGTTCGTGCCGAAGGGCATCTTCTCGCACGACAAGATCGTCCACGCGTCCGCGTACGCCGTGCTGGGGGGGCTCCTCGCGCTGGCGCTCGCGGGCACGCGGCTGGCGCGCGGGCGCCGCCTGCTCCTGGCGGCGGCCGTGCTGGCCAGCCTGTACGGCGCGAGCGACGAGTGGCACCAGGCGCACGTGCCGAACCGGCAGCCCGACGCGTTCGACTGGGCCGCGGACACCGCCGGCGCGCTGGGGGGCGCGGCGCTCGCCGCCGCGTTCTTGCGGCGCCGGTCGCGCGCGGGCTAG
- a CDS encoding DedA family protein → MLERLVELLGGHSLHVGYVFVFAVLVLCGFGLPMPEDVILVTGGVLAWLASDLESASIAAMVRDDGLLFMVAVGLAGILAGDSVIFLAGRKFGARVADFRPLRRMITPEKLEKVEKLMRRRGNVVVVVARYLPGIRMPTYFTAGHARMPYWEFLLFDGAAALVSAPLWVCLGFYFGSNIEEAARLAARFSHYILLGVGVVLLGLLLRWLQTRRAVPASPDGDRD, encoded by the coding sequence ATGCTCGAACGCCTGGTCGAGTTGCTGGGAGGGCACTCCCTCCACGTCGGATACGTGTTCGTCTTCGCCGTGCTGGTGCTGTGCGGCTTCGGCCTGCCCATGCCCGAGGACGTGATCCTCGTCACGGGCGGCGTGCTCGCCTGGCTCGCGAGCGATCTCGAGTCGGCGTCGATCGCGGCGATGGTCCGGGACGACGGGCTGCTGTTCATGGTGGCGGTGGGGCTGGCGGGCATCCTGGCGGGCGACTCGGTGATCTTCCTCGCCGGCCGGAAGTTCGGCGCCCGGGTGGCGGACTTCCGCCCGCTGCGCCGCATGATCACCCCCGAGAAGCTGGAGAAGGTCGAGAAGCTCATGCGCCGCCGCGGCAACGTGGTGGTGGTGGTGGCGCGATACCTCCCCGGCATCCGCATGCCGACCTACTTCACGGCCGGGCACGCGAGGATGCCGTACTGGGAGTTCCTGCTGTTCGACGGCGCCGCCGCCCTGGTCTCGGCGCCGCTCTGGGTCTGCCTCGGCTTCTACTTCGGCTCGAACATCGAGGAGGCGGCGCGCCTGGCCGCCCGCTTCAGCCACTACATCCTGCTCGGCGTCGGCGTGGTGCTGCTCGGCCTGCTGCTGCGCTGGCTCCAGACGCGCCGCGCGGTGCCGGCCTCGCCGGACGGCGACCGGGACTGA
- a CDS encoding TIGR02266 family protein, with protein MPPADKRGSERTPVGLLVRLSYGSVDEFTERFAVNISRGGIFIRTREPRPVGTHLAFDLRLQGGETVIRGRGVVRWIREERPDAHPPTAPGMGVQFTWLDERSQALVERMAARKELRGAAPGVGAPAPIAPRPDRTPAPTRAPLPAPPAPGLRPQSPSPAPAATPPALPRAGATATPPPAPAASPEPAPALADLSRPHRVEQLEAGPARVATGLPDAPVPITRPSRYVIGIDLGTSNSCAAVVRDGRPYVIPSREGYNTVPSIVALNARNRIVVGHLARAQLLTNPRATVWGAKRLVGRAFDSPVVQEIKGKFAYEIVAGPDGLAAVRLGPETLTLEQVSALVLAEVKEVAQNHLGEEVNRAVITVPAYYNERQRAAVRHAGALAGLKVERILNEPTAAALAYAFGRHLDQRVLVYDLGGGTFDASVLELNDNVYEVVSTGGDTFLGGVDFDNRIVDRMLAAWEHTHGAPFAGDRVALSRMVDAAERAKCALSERTEHRVDLPFLALADGRPLSLEVTVSRDEVVELVGPLVDRTLEVCRDVLAARSLSTTDIDEVILVGGQSRMPLVHQKVGEFFGRAPSRAVHPDEAVAVGAALLAHSLQGAEGVVLIDVLPMSIGIGLPGGRVKTIMERNTPLPARKQYGLTTSHDGQTEFELVVLQGEGAHADDCEYLGTLRLEGLPPGPRGMVKIAVTFELGAECLLTVTARELNTGRKVQAVMSAREGAASARRRLERDGAPAVSTGSFPVPPQEAAEPAGEAAASGAARGLGGLLRRLLGRSEAR; from the coding sequence GTGCCACCAGCAGACAAGCGCGGGAGCGAGCGAACGCCGGTCGGGCTGCTCGTGCGCCTCTCGTACGGCAGCGTGGACGAGTTCACCGAGCGCTTCGCGGTGAACATCTCGCGCGGCGGGATCTTCATCCGGACGCGGGAGCCGCGGCCGGTGGGCACCCACCTCGCGTTCGACCTGCGGCTGCAGGGCGGGGAGACGGTCATCCGCGGCCGCGGCGTGGTCCGGTGGATCCGCGAGGAGCGGCCCGACGCGCACCCGCCCACCGCGCCGGGCATGGGCGTGCAGTTCACCTGGCTCGACGAGCGCTCGCAGGCGCTGGTGGAGCGGATGGCGGCGCGGAAGGAGCTGCGCGGCGCCGCGCCGGGCGTGGGCGCGCCCGCGCCGATCGCGCCGCGGCCGGATCGCACGCCGGCGCCGACGCGCGCGCCCCTGCCCGCCCCACCGGCCCCGGGGCTGCGCCCGCAGTCCCCGAGCCCCGCCCCCGCCGCCACGCCGCCCGCCCTGCCTCGTGCGGGTGCGACCGCCACCCCTCCGCCGGCGCCGGCCGCGTCCCCGGAGCCCGCGCCGGCGCTCGCCGACCTCTCGCGCCCGCACCGGGTCGAGCAGCTCGAGGCCGGCCCGGCCCGCGTCGCCACCGGGCTGCCGGACGCGCCGGTCCCCATCACCCGGCCGTCGCGGTACGTCATCGGCATCGACCTCGGCACCTCGAACTCCTGCGCCGCGGTGGTGCGGGACGGGCGGCCGTACGTGATCCCCTCGCGCGAGGGCTACAACACCGTCCCGTCGATCGTCGCCCTGAACGCGCGCAACCGCATCGTGGTCGGGCACCTGGCGCGCGCGCAGCTGCTCACCAACCCGCGCGCCACGGTGTGGGGCGCGAAGCGGCTGGTGGGCCGCGCCTTCGACTCGCCGGTGGTCCAGGAGATCAAGGGCAAGTTCGCGTACGAGATCGTGGCCGGGCCCGACGGGCTCGCGGCGGTGCGGCTCGGGCCCGAGACGCTCACGCTCGAGCAGGTCTCGGCGCTGGTGCTCGCGGAGGTGAAGGAGGTCGCCCAGAACCACCTCGGCGAGGAGGTGAACCGCGCCGTCATCACCGTGCCCGCCTACTACAACGAGCGGCAGCGCGCGGCGGTCCGGCACGCGGGCGCGCTGGCGGGCCTGAAGGTGGAGCGCATCCTGAACGAGCCCACCGCGGCGGCCCTGGCGTACGCGTTCGGGCGGCACCTCGACCAGCGGGTGCTGGTCTACGACCTCGGCGGCGGCACCTTCGACGCCTCGGTGCTGGAGCTGAACGACAACGTCTACGAGGTGGTCTCGACCGGCGGCGACACCTTCCTCGGCGGCGTGGACTTCGACAACCGCATCGTCGATCGGATGCTCGCCGCCTGGGAGCACACCCACGGCGCGCCGTTCGCCGGCGACCGCGTGGCGCTCTCGCGCATGGTGGACGCGGCGGAGCGGGCCAAGTGCGCGCTCTCGGAGCGCACCGAGCACCGGGTGGACCTGCCGTTCCTGGCGCTGGCCGACGGGCGGCCGCTCTCGCTCGAGGTGACCGTCTCGCGCGACGAGGTGGTGGAGTTGGTCGGGCCGCTGGTGGACCGGACGCTGGAGGTGTGCCGCGACGTGCTCGCGGCCCGCTCGCTCTCCACCACCGACATCGACGAGGTGATCCTGGTGGGCGGCCAGTCGCGCATGCCGCTCGTGCACCAGAAGGTCGGCGAGTTCTTCGGGCGGGCGCCGTCGCGCGCGGTCCACCCGGACGAGGCCGTGGCGGTCGGCGCGGCGCTGCTCGCGCACTCGCTGCAGGGGGCCGAGGGCGTCGTGCTCATCGACGTGCTGCCCATGTCCATCGGCATCGGGCTGCCCGGCGGCCGGGTGAAGACCATCATGGAGCGCAACACGCCGCTCCCGGCCCGCAAGCAGTACGGGCTCACCACCTCGCACGACGGCCAGACCGAGTTCGAGCTGGTGGTGCTGCAGGGCGAGGGCGCGCACGCAGACGACTGCGAGTACCTGGGCACGCTGCGCCTGGAGGGGCTGCCGCCCGGGCCGCGCGGGATGGTGAAGATCGCGGTGACGTTCGAGCTGGGCGCCGAGTGCCTGCTCACCGTCACCGCCCGCGAGCTCAACACCGGGCGCAAGGTGCAGGCGGTCATGTCGGCGCGGGAGGGGGCCGCGAGCGCCCGGCGGCGGCTGGAGCGCGACGGCGCCCCGGCGGTCTCGACCGGCAGCTTCCCGGTGCCGCCGCAGGAGGCCGCCGAGCCGGCGGGCGAGGCCGCGGCGAGCGGCGCCGCGCGCGGGCTGGGCGGCCTGCTGCGCCGGCTGCTGGGGCGCAGCGAGGCGCGGTAG